In Mycobacterium sp. JS623, one genomic interval encodes:
- a CDS encoding acyl-CoA dehydrogenase family protein has translation MDFARVELSAEDQAFRDELRAFLHRIVTDEVIARDRRTGENFDEGVHLALGEAGYLASDFKDEADGGFSRLRRRIWNLELGRAHTPWFHWGTTAMVARAVEQYGSPDLQAEVMPKVLSGQFRLCLGYTEPEGGSDVATCKTRAVRDGDGWIINGSKMFTSNAQNAQYVYLITNTDPDAPKHQSLTMFLVPLDRPGVEIQPLRTVDGDRTNITYYSDVRIEDRYRIGDVNRGWTVLRDALNDEHGTVEREDDGLQKLAAMTEHLLLFAEAVDNVAARAGSDDAVKYRLGRSIARMEAAMSTPDMFGRVAIAQTMRDGAPELMDVLGTASSISGEAAEYIFRLAGPTGIYGGTLEVFRNMIAQHALGLGRPKT, from the coding sequence TTGGATTTCGCACGTGTAGAACTGTCGGCCGAGGACCAGGCCTTCCGCGACGAGCTGCGAGCGTTCCTGCACAGGATCGTCACCGACGAAGTCATCGCCCGGGACCGCCGGACGGGGGAGAACTTCGACGAAGGTGTGCATCTGGCGTTGGGTGAGGCCGGATATCTGGCGTCTGACTTCAAAGACGAGGCCGACGGCGGCTTCAGTCGGCTCCGGCGAAGGATCTGGAATCTGGAACTCGGACGCGCGCATACGCCGTGGTTTCACTGGGGGACGACGGCGATGGTGGCGCGTGCGGTCGAGCAGTATGGCTCGCCAGACCTCCAGGCGGAAGTCATGCCGAAGGTGCTCTCGGGTCAGTTCCGGCTGTGCCTCGGCTACACCGAACCGGAGGGTGGTTCAGATGTTGCGACGTGCAAGACCCGGGCGGTGCGCGATGGTGATGGCTGGATTATCAATGGGTCCAAGATGTTCACGTCCAACGCGCAAAACGCCCAGTACGTGTACCTGATCACCAACACCGACCCGGACGCGCCGAAACATCAGAGCCTGACCATGTTTCTGGTTCCGCTCGACAGACCGGGCGTCGAGATCCAACCTCTGCGCACCGTCGACGGCGATCGCACCAACATCACCTATTACAGCGATGTGCGCATCGAGGACAGATATCGCATCGGTGACGTCAATCGCGGGTGGACCGTCCTGCGGGATGCACTCAACGATGAGCACGGCACGGTCGAGCGTGAGGACGACGGCCTGCAGAAGCTGGCCGCCATGACCGAACATCTGCTGTTGTTCGCCGAAGCCGTCGACAATGTGGCGGCCCGAGCGGGCAGTGACGACGCCGTGAAGTATCGCCTCGGCCGCAGCATAGCCAGGATGGAAGCGGCGATGAGCACTCCCGACATGTTCGGCCGCGTCGCCATCGCGCAGACCATGCGCGATGGCGCACCGGAATTGATGGATGTATTGGGAACGGCGTCAAGCATTTCCGGCGAGGCGGCGGAATACATCTTCCGGCTCGCGGGGCCGACGGGCATCTATGGCGGCACCCTGGAGGTGTTCCGCAACATGATCGCTCAGCACGCGCTGGGCCTGGGGCGGCCGAAGACCTAG
- a CDS encoding alpha/beta hydrolase — translation MLSDRLDPALRQFATARTDLSPSLLGVVRDSLNQRRAEAARGVNTVGVEIENREVGAIPVRIYRGAPAPSPALIYCHSGAFVMGNLDTDHRQCVEFARRGGCTVISVDYRLAPEHPYPAGLDDAATVLDWVAVKGSNMGIDNARLAVGGSSAGAALAALLAQRAVDGTAPPVVFQLLHQPVLDDRPMPSKDEFVTTPGFDRLAVSQMWRHYSAGESISADAVPARADELHDLAGAFISCSELDPLRDEAVDYALRLMWAGVATELHVFPGTCHGFDSLLPEWETSQQLFELQAAALRQAFHDRELSWISHV, via the coding sequence GTGCTTTCCGACCGTTTAGACCCGGCGCTGCGGCAATTCGCCACAGCGCGCACCGACCTGTCGCCAAGCCTACTCGGCGTGGTCCGTGATTCGCTGAACCAGCGCCGCGCCGAAGCTGCTCGCGGCGTCAACACGGTCGGCGTCGAGATCGAAAACCGCGAGGTTGGCGCGATTCCAGTCCGGATCTACCGTGGAGCTCCGGCACCGTCGCCGGCGTTGATCTATTGCCACTCAGGGGCTTTCGTAATGGGAAACCTCGATACCGATCACCGCCAGTGTGTGGAGTTCGCACGACGCGGCGGGTGCACGGTGATCTCCGTCGACTATCGGTTGGCGCCGGAACATCCATATCCCGCCGGCCTCGACGATGCGGCGACGGTGCTGGACTGGGTCGCGGTCAAGGGTTCGAACATGGGAATCGACAACGCTCGGCTGGCAGTCGGGGGCAGCAGTGCGGGGGCGGCTCTGGCGGCGCTGCTCGCTCAGCGTGCCGTTGACGGGACCGCGCCGCCAGTCGTGTTTCAGCTGCTGCATCAGCCGGTGCTCGATGATCGCCCGATGCCGTCGAAGGACGAATTCGTCACCACGCCGGGATTCGATCGGTTAGCGGTGTCGCAGATGTGGCGGCACTATTCGGCCGGCGAATCGATATCCGCCGATGCGGTTCCCGCGCGGGCTGATGAATTGCATGATCTCGCAGGCGCATTCATCTCGTGTTCGGAGTTGGATCCGTTGAGGGATGAGGCCGTGGATTACGCGCTGCGGCTGATGTGGGCCGGCGTCGCCACCGAGCTACACGTCTTTCCCGGAACGTGCCACGGGTTTGATTCACTGCTTCCGGAGTGGGAGACGAGCCAACAACTGTTTGAACTCCAGGCGGCCGCTCTGCGACAAGCATTCCACGATAGGGAATTGAGTTGGATTTCGCACGTGTAG
- a CDS encoding flavin-containing monooxygenase, which yields MPANGLSPSVGIIGAGPGGLALGIFLRKAGFRDFTIFDREDGVGGTWRINTYPGLACDVKSHLYSYSFDLNANWSRMWSGQREILEYFEQCARRYELAPNLKLNTEITAAHWDGTAWRLTTSAREVYTFDVVVSAIGLFTQPVLPDLIEEETFTGKLMHTARWDHSVDLRGARVAVLGTGSTAAQLVPEVAKVAKKVYSVQRSPTWILPKPDRPYTDREKWLFRRIPFAKKVYRTRLWLRSESNISVIENGSDKTQEFKDIALHLLETTVPDEDLRRKLTPDHPFGCKRLVFATDYLHSLTQPHVEVVSSPARSLRARSLLTDDGTELEVDVVLCATGYAAADYLGQIDVTGERGVTLRETWSDGAYAYLGMAVPGFPNFFMLYGPNTNVGSNSVIFMLEAQAHYIVRALKYMRRKRKRYVAVRPAAMADFLAKIDRWMEGTVWLTRCSNYFRAANGRVVTQWPRSARAFWGMTRRFRPADYTFDPATEKQPLEQVNASCFPTV from the coding sequence ATGCCTGCGAATGGGCTGAGCCCGTCGGTCGGCATCATCGGCGCGGGTCCTGGCGGGCTGGCGCTGGGTATTTTCCTGCGCAAGGCCGGCTTTCGCGACTTCACCATCTTCGACAGGGAAGACGGAGTCGGCGGCACCTGGCGGATCAATACGTATCCGGGTCTGGCCTGCGATGTGAAATCGCATCTGTACTCCTACTCGTTTGACCTCAACGCGAACTGGTCGCGGATGTGGTCCGGGCAGCGCGAGATCCTGGAGTACTTCGAGCAGTGTGCGCGCCGCTACGAGCTCGCGCCGAATCTCAAATTGAACACCGAAATCACTGCTGCCCATTGGGATGGCACGGCATGGCGGCTGACCACCAGCGCCCGGGAGGTGTACACCTTCGATGTCGTGGTGTCGGCCATCGGCCTGTTCACCCAGCCGGTGCTGCCCGACCTCATCGAAGAGGAGACGTTCACCGGCAAGCTGATGCACACCGCGCGGTGGGATCACTCCGTCGATCTGCGGGGTGCACGCGTGGCGGTGCTCGGCACGGGGTCGACTGCGGCGCAGCTAGTGCCGGAGGTCGCCAAGGTGGCGAAGAAGGTCTATTCGGTGCAGCGGTCGCCGACGTGGATTCTGCCGAAACCGGATCGACCCTACACCGATCGGGAGAAGTGGCTCTTCCGTCGTATTCCGTTCGCCAAGAAGGTCTATCGAACACGGCTATGGTTGCGCAGCGAGTCGAATATCTCGGTGATCGAGAACGGCAGCGACAAGACGCAGGAGTTCAAGGACATCGCGCTGCACCTGCTGGAAACTACGGTCCCCGATGAAGACCTGCGCCGCAAGCTGACTCCGGACCATCCGTTCGGTTGCAAGCGGCTGGTCTTCGCGACGGACTACTTGCATTCGTTGACGCAGCCACACGTTGAGGTGGTGTCCAGTCCGGCACGGTCGCTACGGGCCCGGTCGTTGCTCACGGATGACGGTACCGAACTCGAGGTGGACGTCGTGTTGTGTGCCACGGGGTATGCGGCGGCAGACTACCTCGGCCAGATCGACGTCACCGGCGAGCGCGGGGTGACGCTGCGGGAGACGTGGAGTGATGGGGCATACGCGTATCTCGGCATGGCGGTTCCTGGCTTTCCCAATTTCTTCATGCTCTACGGGCCCAACACGAACGTCGGCTCCAACAGCGTGATCTTCATGCTGGAGGCGCAGGCGCATTACATTGTGCGCGCGCTGAAGTACATGCGGCGCAAGCGTAAGCGCTATGTCGCTGTTCGGCCGGCAGCGATGGCGGACTTCCTCGCCAAGATCGACCGATGGATGGAGGGCACCGTGTGGCTTACCCGGTGCAGCAACTACTTCCGCGCCGCCAACGGTCGAGTGGTCACCCAGTGGCCGCGCAGTGCGCGGGCGTTCTGGGGGATGACCCGTCGATTTCGGCCTGCGGACTACACCTTTGACCCCGCCACCGAGAAGCAGCCCCTGGAGCAGGTGAACGCCTCGTGCTTTCCGACCGTTTAG